The Miscanthus floridulus cultivar M001 chromosome 7, ASM1932011v1, whole genome shotgun sequence genome includes a region encoding these proteins:
- the LOC136462566 gene encoding NADP-dependent D-sorbitol-6-phosphate dehydrogenase-like, whose protein sequence is MAAKDVAPAVNGHSHRSVVDAPAVNGHSRRVVAAVPTMTLNSGHRMPVVGLGVWRMEKDAVCGLIHAAIRNGYRHFDCAAKYGNEAEVGDALAEAFQTGLVNREDLFITTKLWNSDHGHVVEACKDSLKKLQLDYLDLYLVHFPVATPHTGVGATVSVIGEDGVLDIDTTISLEATWHAMEDLVSMGLVRSIGISNYGVLLTRDCLAYARIKPAVNQIELHPYFQCDSLVKFCQKHGICVTSHTPLGGGCTANAKLFGSLSCLDDPVIKELAEKYSKTPAQLVLRWGLQRNAAVIPKTSKVERLQENLEVLDFDISEEDMEEMKAIDRNHRTNQPAKFWGVDIYA, encoded by the exons ATGGCGGCGAAGGACGTAGCGCCGGCGGTGAACGGGCACAGCCACAGATCAGTGGTGGACGCGCCGGCGGTGAATGGGCACAGCcgcagggtggtggcggcggtgccgACGATGACGCTGAACAGCGGGCACCGGATGCCGGTGGTGGGGCTGGGCGTGTGGCGGATGGAGAAGGACGCCGTCTGCGGCCTCATCCACGCCGCCATCCGCAACGGCTACCGCCACTTCGACTGCGCCG CAAAATATGGAAACGAAGCTGAGGTTGGTGACGCGCTTGCGGAGGCATTCCAGACCGGGCTTGTCAACAGGGAGGATCTCTTCATCACAACCAAG CTATGGAACTCAGACCATGGGCATGTGGTTGAAGCCTGCAAGGATAGTTTGAAGAAGCTACAACTCGATTACCTTGACCTCTATCTCGTTCACTTCCCGGTGGCTACTCCACACACCG GGGTTGGTGCGACTGTGAGCGTTATTGGTGAAGATGGTGTGCTGGACATTGATACCACTATCTCGTTGGAGGCAACATGGCATGCGATGGAAGATCTTGTTTCTATGGGACTGGTTCGCAGTATTGGAATCAG CAACTACGGTGTCTTACTCACCAGAGACTGCTTGGCCTACGCCAGGATAAAGCCTGCCGTTAACCAGATAGAGCTGCACCCCTACTTCCAGTGTGATTCCCTCGTCAAGTTCTGCCAGAAGCACGGCATCTGCGTCACCTCTCACACACCCTTGGGTGGTGGCTGCACTGCCAATGCCAAGCTGTTCGGCTCGCTCTCATGCCTCGACGACCCTGTCATCAAG GAGCTGGCGGAGAAGTACAGCAAGACCCCCGCGCAGCTGGTCCTCCGGTGGGGTCTGCAGAGGAACGCGGCGGTGATCCCCAAGACGTCCAAGGTGGAGAGGCTGCAGGAGAACCTGGAGGTGTTGGACTTCGACATCTCGGAGGAGGacatggaggagatgaaggccatCGACCGGAACCACCGCACCAACCAGCCGGCCAAGTTCTGGGGCGTCGACATCTATGCTTAG